The Brassica oleracea var. oleracea cultivar TO1000 chromosome C6, BOL, whole genome shotgun sequence genomic interval AAAAACACAATTGGCTACACAGTTTTTGATAAAATTAAAATTACCTAAATATGCGAAAACATCTTTTATTGTGAAACAACAACAATCACCTGAAACATTAAAACAGAGGGAGTATTTTTGGTTTTAACAGAGGAGTGGAACTCAAAGAGTCGTAGAAACACACAAACCACGAGAAGCTACGGCTTGTGAAAAAAGGACTCGTCGTCTATTTGTAAATTCTGTTTGAGGTCTCTCAAAAGAAGTAATAGTGACTCTACTCTCTCCAACAATGACGGTAAGGGCATATATAATATATACATAAATATATGTGTATTAAAGACCCAAAAACAAAGACCCCCAATAATCATGCCCTTAGAATCTTCCTAAGATAAGCTCCATGTCTCAAAACTGCCAATGGAGCAATATCCTCAACGAACAGACAACCTCTGTCTTAGTTAGCAGTGATTCATGTTATCAGATGTGTTTGTAGGACATGACCCTTGTGATTATATTTTCTTGTGATCAAGAATACTGTTTCTTTTTCTTGGAAGAGTATAAGTTTGTAGAAACCGATATTTTATTACATTAAGATTTACATTAAACCCGAGAGACTTGATACTTTCAGACACCACAGAAAACATACTGCTTCTATTAGAGACACAAGCAGAAACTAGTCATAAGACGAGGACACCAAGTTACCATTTAGCAGCCTCTGCAAGCACAGCAGAAAACTTAAACCGCTTGATATTGAGTTTAACTTCCTCAGCACATAACTCTTTCCACTCATCGCTCAACTCTCTTCTTTTACCAGATCCAAGGTTCATCAGCTTCTCAAGCTGCAACTTCTTTTGATAATCACTTAAACCTTTGGACACCATGGTCTCGAACGCATCCCGCACAGCCCATGACTCGTCGTTGCCTTCAAAGTCAGCTTTTGTTACCTCATTATTCGAAGGTTCATGATTAGCCATTTCCTCCTTTTGCATGTTGGCAAAACAGAGATTAGACAAATTTAGACATTAATTGATGATAAGATATATATCACTTACACCACTCTTGGTGTGATTAGCAGACTGATCAGATTCATTTTGGAGGCCCCATATCCTTTTGGAAAGTAGAAAGGCTTCAGATTTGCTAGTGTTTCCTTTCTGCATGCAAGCAATGAACTTAGCTTTCAGCTTGCGGATCTTTGTCAAAACCTGTTCCTTTGAGAATTTCCCCGTGATGGACCCTCCCAGGAAACGATAAAAGTCTGCCCAGTTACTCTTGGGTTCGTTTCCTTTCTGAGCTTGATAATCCACTAACCCTTTTAACACCGTGAGCTCATCTTCCTCGTTCCAAATTCTGCTGCTGCTCGCCAATGTCTTCTTCTTCTTCTTCATCTTCTTTGTCACGTGTTCTGTTGCTGGTTCTGGAGGAGGAGAAGGCTTTGAAGCATTTTTCCGTGGGGATTTTCTACTGCGGAGAATATGTGAAGGCGGTGAGGTACCGTCGGGGAAATCAAGATTCACCATGGTCGCAATCCTCACATGCAGATAAGCCCTGAACCAGGAAATCAAAATTCATCTTCCGACAAAAACAAACTCACACTCTAGAGTCTAGAGAGAGAGAGAAAAGAAGAAAGAAACGAACCTGATTTTTTTCTCTTCCAAATTTGCGTTCGGAGACTCTGGAGAGAGGAAAAAAACTGATTTATTTAGACCACCTCCGACACCATGTTTATCCGGGGTCCTTACTTACTGAATTTCTTAGTGCGTGGACCCCCACAAAACATTTAAGTATCGGTTACAAAAACTACTAATTAAGAACCGATTTTAGTGAGTTTCTTACACTGTTCGCGGGCCCTACTGACTCGTGGCGGTCCGCGATTGGTTTGCTTTTTAATTTTTTTTTTTTTAAAAAAAAAATCTAAGAAACCCAAATGGATTTCTTAGGGATAAACATGGTCTCAGAGTCTTTAATGGGTTCTTAAAATTAATTTAATAATATATTGTGTACTTTATAAAAGTTTAGAACTCCTATTAATGTAATTAGTTTTGTGACGGTCCAATGGGAAAATCCCTATGAGATTCTTAAATTTTTTTTTTTACATGTTTTTAGCTATTAATTTTGATCATTTTAATGTTTAGAAATTGTATTTAAGTGTCATTAGATGTTGCTTTTGTACATGTTTCATAAATAGGGGGCTGAAAAACACAATTAGAAGTTTTAAGACAGTTTTGAGAATTTTTCTGCACCAAACAGAAGTTTTTGGGGTCAAACCGTACTTTGTTAAATACTCAAGGACCAAAGATGCAAATCAGTAGAAATCAGCCATGGCTGTACGAGAGTTGCAGAACGCTCGATGTTGGAAACCCAGATTCGTCCCAGATTCGTCGATCCGTCACGCACGATCCCAACCCGAGCACTTTGAGCTGAGAATTTTGAATCGACGAAGTTCAGCAACAAGAGGAACGAAGACGATGGTTCTGGAAAAAAAAAAACAAAAAGCATCAACATAAGAGAAGACCAATACCAAGAGGACACGTATGGGGTTCTTATCAATTCCAAAAACCATATATTAAGAGGCGGTTCTCTTGTTTTATCCTTTTTTATTTATTTTTTTTGTTTTTTTAAGAACCTCTTCTAAGAGACTTCATTGGAGGTTCTCTTAGGTTCGGAAATGCCTTGACCAGAGCCTACACCCAAATAAAGTAATTAAAAATTATAGGGTGTTCTTAAATAAAAAGAGAGTGCGGAAGCACCGTAGCCTGCTGGTTAAGGTTTAAAAAGCTTCTACATCCAGATATCTTTTAGACCATGACCAATACCCCAGTTGGTCCTATACATATGACCTGCTATTAGGAAAAGAATTGCGATAGCTAAATGATGATGTGCTGTATCGGTTAACCATAGACGTGTTAGTTAGTGATCTTGGCGCAGTGAGTCCTTTCTTCTCGGTCCACAGAGACAAAATGTAGGACTGGTGCCAACAGTTAATCACGGAAGAAAGGAGGCTCAGCGGGAAGAGGATTGTACCATAGAAGCAAGGAGGTCAACCTCTTTCCAATAGATAACATGAATTCTGGCAATGCAATGTAGTTGGGCTTTCATGTTGATCCGAATGAATCATCTTTTTCGCGGAGTGAAATCTTTGCCTGAACCTCAGACTATGCAATTTCTTGCAAATTACATGAAATCTAGGTTTCAAGTCTCGGAGAGAGCGATTTATTAATGCAGACTACAGAAAAAAGGTTTACAAAAAATTTTCAACATGACACAAGTAAATCTGGTCAGGGATGGATCTTCATAGGACGGCTAAGATGATACAGTTAGGCGTGTAGATCTTCATAAGGCATGTAGTATTGTCGGTTGTCGAATCGTCTATGTAATATTTCTCATAAATGTAATGTCATAATAAATCATCGTTAAAAAGAAAGAGCAAAAACTAATTGATGCATCTTATTTTATGAGTAATGGTTTTTGTTATATAGAAATACAATATCTTAGACAAAAATGTAACTTGGAGAATAAGTGAACTTTGGGGAATAAGTGTATTTAGTACAATAATCATAACATTTTTTTGATGATCATCGTAAAATGCTACTCGTTAAAAATCTTACCAAAAAATTAAATACGAACAAATAATGGTTAAGGTAAACAAAAATTGCATCATGCACTAACTTACATCTGTCAAAGATCTTTGTGACAATGTAATCTGATAGATAAATTAAATTTTTGGAAATAGCAATGAACAACGCTTTGTTGAATAAATCAACCAAATTGTCACTTTAACAAATATGTAGGACACGAACACCATCATTCTTCTCCATTGTATAGGTTTTGTTATGCTTTAATCATTTTCTCAGATATTCTTTTATCTCAAAATCTCTTAAAACGGTGATAAATTTACATCTTTGAAATTATTAACATTCCTCTTGGATGTCTATTAATTTTATATGTTTTTTTTTTGCTTCGTTAAAATTTTGTCATGGAAATCTGGTACGATAAAAACCATGATAAAGAAAAAGAGTATAACCACAGACTATATTCTATAGGGCTTACCGTCCATTCAGCCTATGAAACATGTACTTCAGGACTAATGAATATATATGTTTTAAGGGGATAATTATAACCAAAATATCAAGTAGCTATATTGGTAACTCTATTGTTAATGTAATATGTAAACCAGAGTTTAAAACTCTACAACTGCGGCTAAATTTTTTTGTTTCGCTTCTAGACATTTATTTATCCGCCCGGTTTTGGTTATATATCTTCTCTTAGAAGTAATACCTTTAAGAAAGCATTCCGATCAAATAAATCTCTTTAGAAGATTGAGTACAACATGATAAACTTTTTTTATTTCTGTTATAATATATGGGGTCTTTAAACTTCAAATCCAAAATCCTATTTTGACATAGATATGAATTCTTGGTCTATCTAGATTTCAATCCAAATCTCTTTACATACAATCGTCTACAAATTCTTCTTGTACATATGAGTTATTTATGCTCTTATAATTAAAGTTACGTATTATTATTTTTCTTGTCATATGATGGGCATATTTTTCATTCACAAAAATATTAGTAACTTACTCAGATAACACTTTTAGTATGACACTTCAAGCTAAAACATATCTAGTCCTTTTAATATATCTTATGAAATCGATTTTTTTTTAATTCAACCGAATAACTAGAGTTCCCGGGAACATAATTTTGATATCATTAATTCTTCATCAAATTTATCTTTCAAAGATTATTTTTTAAGGTCGTATAATTCAAGTTCTTCCATTATTATTAGAATAATAAAAAATTTAAAAATAGTTGTATCTATTACATGAAACTATGTTTCTTCACAATCAATTTCATATCAAACTTTTTTTGTTGTAACACTTTATTTATATCTTTATTATTTTACATTTTTAGTGTTTGAATTACTGCTCCAAATACTTCTCTTTTCACAAGAGTTTATATCTTTGTCTATTGTTTTTTTATTTGACCAATAATTTTTTAGAGAGTGTTGCAGTAAGAAATAGACATGTTGTCCGTTACCGAAGTTGCTCCACAAAACTTGGGGATTATGGTTTACTAGTATTGACCCCATGCTACCCATGGGATATTTTTTTGTTACAAAGAAGACCATATTTAAGTTATATATATATATATATATATATCATGTTTCCAATTTGATATTTAACCATTCTTAGATATATTTTTTTGAGAACGTTACCTTAGAGAATAAAAACATTGAAGAATCTGATTGTCTGAGTTCCTAATATTCCCTGCAGTCAAGAGAACGCAAAGTTGAAAGAATTTATTTTTCGTTGTGTATTGGTATATCAAACATCTAAAAATTATGTATTGCAAAGATTGCCGACCAATTTCTAGAGATTAAAAAAAAATGCAGACATATAGCTAATATAACTCTCTTAATTTTCCATGGCATCAACATTTGAAGTTCCTATCCCATACAACCGTAAACAGACCAAAATTTCTCACCGAATATCAAAGTATTCGCAGTAGAATTTAAACAATACAGATCCTTAAAGTGGTGAATTAGTATAATTGATTTTACCTTTTATGAAATTCAGTTCCTCCTGTTGTACCATGTCTACGTTTGCTTTCTTTCTTCCTCCCCCTTTCTTTCTCTTTTTCCTACCTTGAAGTCTCTTTGCACTTGTCGAATCTTCAGCAGCTAGGATCCACTATATCCATTATTTCTCGAAACTTCTTGGCCTTAAACAGGTTTTGATGAAGCAATTTGGTGTTTCGCTAAGGCGCTGAGCCAACAAAACTGTACTGAATAGTAAAATAGTGTAACTGGAGAATTTGGTTGCAGAGATCCGTTTATTTAGAAGAAAAAAAACTCAACTCTGCTCAAAACATTGATGAAGCAAGAGTATAAACCTTTCCTATTATATTCTCAATCGATAGGTAGTTTAATGTCGTTGTTGTTCGTTTATCAAATTTTTAGAGATATAAAAATAAGAAAAAGAAAAGATAGTGGATGAAGAAGTAGGATCATGGGTAGTGGGCGCTCTTTTTAGAAACGGTTGATAAGTTTTTTTTATAATCATTATCTTGTTTTAATTGTTTTTTAATTTTTTTTAACATAAATTATGTGGCAAAATTTGATTGGTTAGATGATTTGTGATTTAGTATATAAAGGATAGTGGCAATCAGCAATTCTCCTGATTCAAAGAAATTTCTAACTGCAGTTGTAAATTCCTTTCCCAAAACATGGCAACACCCAACACTTTTACTAGAAAGAAGGGAAATCAGATGAAGAGATGATCAATAAGGATCATCTAAAGAACCTAATAGGGTAAAGGCATAAATACAAGTTGTTTGTACAAAACCGAAATATAGAAATGGAATGCTAAACCGAAATTGACTAAACCAGATAGAGGATATTGATTTCCTGTAACAGTTGCTTTAAACGCTGGTTCTATGACCGTGTGTGTGCGCAGATGGGTCTCAACTGGATCTTCTTACTATCATTGCCTCTGGTTCAAGTGTGCATATTACAGGAGACTGAAATGGCCAGTTCTCAAATCCCGAAAGCTGGTTCTCGACGTCGTGAACTAAACTAAACCCCTCAGCAACATAGTAAGCTTATTGTTACAAGTTCCAGAATAGACTGTCATCAAGACCATAGACAGGAACATATAGGGAGAAAGAAGACAACTTAGACAAGCCAAAGAGATGAGTTCCGTTCAACAAAATCAGATACACCTTTAAGCAGGAAAACTAATCACTATCACAACGATCTAGATTTGAACATACAGAGTTTTAGCGTGTCCTTCTTCTGGGTGTTCTCCCAAAACCTAAAAGAAGTCTTTAAGTATTTTGCATTGTCTCCAAAACTTTGATTAGATCAACCAAGTCGATTCATATATATTAAGGTGGTTGATCATTCCAAGTCTAAAGAGTTGACTTAAACGACGGTAAGGAAAAAAACCCCAAATCCCTTTGATTACAAAAAGACTAACAACTTACCAGAAAAAAAAAACCTAAACTGGAGAGAAGAAATCTAGATAGAGCTTCTCAACAAGCTTCATGTTGTCCGGTGAACCGCGAGAGAAGAATATCACTATATGGATGATCTTGCTTCACTTCCAAGTAACCTTTCGTCTTCAATACCTGCAAACAAATATTATTATTTTATTTCCCGTATATCAAATCAACTGTAACAAACTCGCTTTTTCGACAGCTTGATGGAAAACCCACCCACAAAAGATAAACCAGATGTGACATACCAAAGTCTCGTAGAAGAGTCTTGCGCTTTCCTTCTGCGTTCTTCCTCTGCACAACTGTAACAAACTCGCTTTTTCTTCTTCTCCTTTCTCCCTTTGCTCCAGAAACGTTTTCTCCAAGAATTTTGCCACATTCCTGCACAATCCATAGTCAGAAAATTTGGATCTTGATCTGAAAATATACGCAAAGAAACTAAGATCAAAGGTGTGAGTCTACCAACCTCGTTCTTGCTAACCATGTCTCTGCAAATCAGTAGCATACAACGTAAGAACACAGTACAAAAACACATCAAATATGCAACAAACAATATAATGATAAGATTTTGATCCCATTGTAAGTTGTCTATGTTTTATGGTTCTCAAAAAGCATCAGTCCCATTCATCATAGATTTCTGTGAACTAGTCAACCAAAATCTGGCATGAGATCATTTCTGAATTATTGTTTCAAGATATTGTGTGCTTTCCATTCTTAAGATAAGACCAGAAGCCAGTTTACCTTGTTGCAGGTCCTCTGTTTCATGTGCATTCACCTGCTGAAGCACAAGCAAAAAACAAATGCTCAGTTCTGTAACTAAAAATATGAGTGAAACTAATTATTGAACAGTACCTCCTCGTTCATCAAAATTGCATCAAGGTCCCTTCTATCCTCGCAAAATGCTGACGGGCACTCGTCAAAGAAGGTGAAGGAGTTTGAAGGTCTTGTTTCTTGTTCACAGGTCTCAGGGTCCTCGAAATATCTTTTCGACATTGATTCTCTCACGGGCGTATCAGGAGCAATCTCAACTCGCTCAGAGACTGCTGGTGTTTCTGGAGCAATATACGTTGGCTCTGCAGGCTTCATTGGCGTCTCTGGAGCAACCTTTGTTTGATGAGCACTTTCAGCAGCTATGGAACTTGCTGAAACCATCTCTGGAACAGTAATTTTCAGCTCGGCAAGACCAGCAGCCTGAGGAGTCTCCATAATTTCCCGACCAGTCTCAGTCTGCTCTAAAGGAAAAACATCCCCACGGCTTTCAACTGTTCTAAGAGAAGACCTTTTCATTCGCCTAGCGGTTTTAGCAGCTTTAGGAGTTTCTGTGGTGTTCTGTTCTTTAAACTTGATGGGTTGACAGAAAAGCAATTGGAGGTCCAAAGAGCCATCTGGAATAGAATTACAACAATCAGCAAACACAACAGTAGTACTATCTGAAAATAAAGGTATAGCAAATTCTGAAGTTTCACTTACATGGAAACAAAGGGTCCCAAAAACTTCTAGAGGGATCGGCAAAACGTTTGATTCTTCTCTCATAATAGTCAGTATGAGGAACCTTTCTACGTTTTGTAACCAATGTACTTGAGTCTTCTATCATTTTCTTCAAAACTCTACAATAAAAAGAGAAGAAACATAATACACCTGTATGGAACTCCGCAGATGAATATAATCCGAGGTTACAAAAAGTTAGCTTACTTGTTCGGGATTATCACTTCATCATCTATTAGACATTTTCTCTTCCGCGAAACCCGAGAAGAAGATTCCTTTCCACCAGGCGTGTTAATGATGGAGAACTGATGGCTTGTTTCCCCTGTATCCCAGAAGTATAAGATCACACATTACTAAATAAAATATCTGGAGTTCCTGTTTCTAATAAGTGTCAGACAACCTTGAGAGGTCTTCAGCCGCGAAGGTGTTTTGGGAGTAGCAGCAACTGGCGCATCTTTAGCATTAGACCCTTTACTCTCAGGCTCTTCTGACAAAGTCATGTCAGAGAGGAAACCTTTCTCATTGTATCCAACTTTATTCACTTGAGGAGTCTCAGATGGCTCTGTATGAAACATATTAGTGTCCGTCATTTCCACATCACTATGGCCTCTATGTTTCTCTATGCATTCAGGCAAGTCTCCATTTCCCACCACAGATCCTGGTTCTAGTTCCTCAATCCCGTGAAGCGCTTCAGGACTCTTGCATTCAGACGGGAGGGACCGGTCATGCCTAGATGCGTTTTGTTGATCTCTGGATGACTTGTTAGACTCCAGTGGTTCTGCTTCAACTTCTCTGACTGATGCTTCTCCACTAGCATCTCTGACATCAATGTCCATATCATGGGCGGTGTCACTGCAACAACAGATATAACAAGAGAAAGTTGAGCATGTGTTTGTGGATTACATGTTAAATAGATCCAAAAACAATATCACACTCACTGTCTAGTATCAGTATGATCATCGACAACATGAAACGTACAGCCGAGGTCATCCTCCTCCATGTCGAACTGCAACTCCACAAATAGTATCTTCACAACATATATTTTCACTTGTATACTCTATACTCAGTATTCTATGAGGTAAGAAGCCATACCCTTTCCATATAGTAGTGGTCAATGCTCTCTGTATCCCGACCAGAAACTCCATCTGTTTCATCGCAATGCAGTGGTATAAATAAATACATGATGAACTTGAAAAGTGTTTCTTTGAAGTAATTACCATGCTTAAGTGTAATATCTTCCTGCGGCTTAACATTATCCCTGAGAAGAAGAAGAAACACAAAATGTGAGACTATAATAACTGATACATAACTGTACAGGATTAACAAGCAAAATACCCGTGAGAATCTTCCAAAAGCCCAAGATCAAAAGCATCCAGTTCGAAACACTGAGGCAGAGCAATTGAAGGAAACCCCGTAGATGCAGCAGCAGGCAAAGGCACATTAGTGTTATCTCTGTTCTGCTCCTTTACACCGATCAAGGCTGTGTTGCAATCATGGAACAAAGAGTCCACCTTCTTGGAATATATTCTAACAAGACCAAGAAGAAGATACGCTAACCCTCTGTATGTCAAAGCGTCCAACTCCTGTTGCAAGATCTGGTCTGCGAGATCCAAACAAAGGAGTTTTAGTTACATATTATGTTCTTATCCATCAATTTGCAGTCGAAACTTTAGCAGTTGTAATAACGCTAAATAAAACCTCAGACTCTGAGGTTCATTCAGGCATTCTAGCAAACAACTAGTGAGCGCAAAAACAACAAACATAGAAATTAAAAAAAAAAAAAAAAAAAAATCACAAAATCAAATCTGCCAAATAATGAGCAAATGAAGTCAGGTTTCTAACCCCATCCAAATGGAGTCGAGCCTTGAAAACGAAACCCTAAGTTTCTATTTCGGGTAATTTCACACTCACTGAGCAGAATTCAGAAAGGGAGAGAGAAGGGAAGGAGGAAGACGAACCAACGGAGGAAGGAATGTTAGTGTCTTTGACTTGAGCTTTCTTTAGTTTCTTCACGAAATACGCTGCCACCCAAATCGCTCCTAAAGGTCCTTTCCTCGATACGAGCCCTTCCGAGTGAAACATTTTTGACTCTATGATTCTCACTCCCCTGATTCTTGGTTTATACTGTATAGTTTTCTATTTTTTCTTTGTAGAAGACTAAAAGCTTCTTAGATACTGAAGCGACGAGGAAGGAGAGAAACAAATTGAATAGTTAAAAAGAAAAAAAATGGGGGGAATGAGACGTCCATGCGGTGTACGGAACAAGCTTCTCAAAAGAAGTGAAATTATTTTATACTATGAATTCATATGTGATTTTTTAAAAAATGTATCATCTAATATACATATTTCTATAAAATTATATTACATTTAATCTATAATCTTATCATTTAAAATTTGGGTCTACCGGAAATTTTTATTGGACTATCAATAATTTGATTTAAACAATAGATGATCCATCGGATTTATAGATAGTATAAATTAAATAGATATAATTTATTGTTGTAATACTATACCTCCATATGTTAAATATTTAAATATTTGTCGATTTTAACTTTTAAAATTATAAATATCTTTGTTTAAATAACAAAAATCATATTATCTAACAATGATTAATCTTTACTATCTTAAACCAATGAAAACAAATTTTAAACTATATAGTTTATTTTAAAAATTAAACAAAAACTAAATGTTTAATTATTTACTCGATAATATAAATCTATGAAGCGAAAATTTTAATTTTTTAAAAACTTTCTAAATTTGTGAAATGTTACAATATCTTTGAATATGACAATAAAACAATATTTTACTAATCTTTATATATATAGTTACAATTTTAATAATGAAATAAAATCAAAAAATTAATATACAGAAGAAGATAGAAATACATGTGAAAGTTTGAAACAATCTATTCTATGAAAAAATATACCTTATTAAAAATTGATAAATACATATATATTATAATATATACCAATTTAGAATTGAAAAATAAAATATTTATATAAAAATAAGTGAAAACAAAAGTCCGCACGGTTGCGCGGATCGAGATCTAATTTTTATTAAGTCACACTTAAAATCTACTGATCAACTTATTTTAAGAAATATTACATGCATTTTATATTTTTTTGCTTATAGATATATTTCCGTTTTTACCTTTTTATTGTACATTTTACTTTACTATCACCTATATATTAATAGAAAAATATTTAAAAAGTTGTAACCTTAAATTTGTATTAATTAAAAAAAAAAGTTTTGATTAGGTGTCATTTAATTAAGATGTCAATTTGGCTTAGTAAATCTAAAATCCAATTTTTAGTAAAATTTATATTACCACAAACATAAATGTATATGATATGATAAACTTAATACTCGGCTATTTCATTAAATTAATACTCGATGATTTCATTAAATTAATACTTGGCAAATTGACTTTCTATAAATGGCTCAAGGTTAATTTATATTGTGATCCAACAAAATAATTTTTTTTTAAAAGTGTAAGATATACTCTTAATCCGTATTATTTGGGCATCAATTTAAATCAAAGTTTGCTATATATTATAACCTAACTATTGCATGTTTTTACTATAAATTGGAAAGTAATAATTTTTTTAAGTCTTGATTTTTTTTTATTAATAGCAAAGAGACGCATCTATTAAAAAATGTTAATAAAAGAAAAAAGAAGAATATTGTTTGGTTCTCAGGTCTTCTTCACCTACATAAATTTATATAAAGAGTAATACAGAAATTAAGTTGTTTTCCAAACGAACTTAAATATCAAATATTTTTTTCTTGCAAAACGATTCTTTAGAACTTAAATTATGGAAATATTATATCGAAGATTAAGAAAAAGCTTTGGCACCTGCCTAATTGTTTTTCGTAGTCTACGAAAACATTAATAATGACCTTTCGTAGTAGTTAAAGAC includes:
- the LOC106296328 gene encoding sister chromatid cohesion 1 protein 2-like isoform X3 → MFHSEGLVSRKGPLGAIWVAAYFVKKLKKAQVKDTNIPSSVDQILQQELDALTYRGLAYLLLGLVRIYSKKVDSLFHDCNTALIGVKEQNRDNTNVPLPAAASTGFPSIALPQCFELDAFDLGLLEDSHGDNVKPQEDITLKHDGVSGRDTESIDHYYMERFDMEEDDLGCTFHVVDDHTDTRHDTAHDMDIDVRDASGEASVREVEAEPLESNKSSRDQQNASRHDRSLPSECKSPEALHGIEELEPGSVVGNGDLPECIEKHRGHSDVEMTDTNMFHTEPSETPQVNKVGYNEKGFLSDMTLSEEPESKGSNAKDAPVAATPKTPSRLKTSQGETSHQFSIINTPGGKESSSRVSRKRKCLIDDEVIIPNKVLKKMIEDSSTLVTKRRKVPHTDYYERRIKRFADPSRSFWDPLFPYGSLDLQLLFCQPIKFKEQNTTETPKAAKTARRMKRSSLRTVESRGDVFPLEQTETGREIMETPQAAGLAELKITVPEMVSASSIAAESAHQTKVAPETPMKPAEPTYIAPETPAVSERVEIAPDTPVRESMSKRYFEDPETCEQETRPSNSFTFFDECPSAFCEDRRDLDAILMNEEQVNAHETEDLQQETWLARTRNVAKFLEKTFLEQREKGEEEKASLLQLCRGRTQKESARLFYETLVLKTKGYLEVKQDHPYSDILLSRFTGQHEAC
- the LOC106296328 gene encoding sister chromatid cohesion 1 protein 2-like isoform X1 gives rise to the protein MFHSEGLVSRKGPLGAIWVAAYFVKKLKKAQVKDTNIPSSVDQILQQELDALTYRGLAYLLLGLVRIYSKKVDSLFHDCNTALIGVKEQNRDNTNVPLPAAASTGFPSIALPQCFELDAFDLGLLEDSHGDNVKPQEDITLKHDGVSGRDTESIDHYYMERFDMEEDDLGCTFHVVDDHTDTRHDTAHDMDIDVRDASGEASVREVEAEPLESNKSSRDQQNASRHDRSLPSECKSPEALHGIEELEPGSVVGNGDLPECIEKHRGHSDVEMTDTNMFHTEPSETPQVNKVGYNEKGFLSDMTLSEEPESKGSNAKDAPVAATPKTPSRLKTSQGETSHQFSIINTPGGKESSSRVSRKRKCLIDDEVIIPNKVLKKMIEDSSTLVTKRRKVPHTDYYERRIKRFADPSRSFWDPLFPYGSLDLQLLFCQPIKFKEQNTTETPKAAKTARRMKRSSLRTVESRGDVFPLEQTETGREIMETPQAAGLAELKITVPEMVSASSIAAESAHQTKVAPETPMKPAEPTYIAPETPAVSERVEIAPDTPVRESMSKRYFEDPETCEQETRPSNSFTFFDECPSAFCEDRRDLDAILMNEEVNAHETEDLQQETWLARTRNVAKFLEKTFLEQREKGEEEKASLLQLCRGRTQKESARLFYETLVLKTKGYLEVKQDHPYSDILLSRFTGQHEAC
- the LOC106296328 gene encoding sister chromatid cohesion 1 protein 2-like isoform X2; its protein translation is MFHSEGLVSRKGPLGAIWVAAYFVKKLKKAQVKDTNIPSSVDQILQQELDALTYRGLAYLLLGLVRIYSKKVDSLFHDCNTALIGVKEQNRDNTNVPLPAAASTGDNVKPQEDITLKHDGVSGRDTESIDHYYMERFDMEEDDLGCTFHVVDDHTDTRHDTAHDMDIDVRDASGEASVREVEAEPLESNKSSRDQQNASRHDRSLPSECKSPEALHGIEELEPGSVVGNGDLPECIEKHRGHSDVEMTDTNMFHTEPSETPQVNKVGYNEKGFLSDMTLSEEPESKGSNAKDAPVAATPKTPSRLKTSQGETSHQFSIINTPGGKESSSRVSRKRKCLIDDEVIIPNKVLKKMIEDSSTLVTKRRKVPHTDYYERRIKRFADPSRSFWDPLFPYGSLDLQLLFCQPIKFKEQNTTETPKAAKTARRMKRSSLRTVESRGDVFPLEQTETGREIMETPQAAGLAELKITVPEMVSASSIAAESAHQTKVAPETPMKPAEPTYIAPETPAVSERVEIAPDTPVRESMSKRYFEDPETCEQETRPSNSFTFFDECPSAFCEDRRDLDAILMNEEQVNAHETEDLQQETWLARTRNVAKFLEKTFLEQREKGEEEKASLLQLCRGRTQKESARLFYETLVLKTKGYLEVKQDHPYSDILLSRFTGQHEAC
- the LOC106298614 gene encoding uncharacterized protein LOC106298614, which gives rise to MVNLDFPDGTSPPSHILRSRKSPRKNASKPSPPPEPATEHVTKKMKKKKKTLASSSRIWNEEDELTVLKGLVDYQAQKGNEPKSNWADFYRFLGGSITGKFSKEQVLTKIRKLKAKFIACMQKGNTSKSEAFLLSKRIWGLQNESDQSANHTKSGEEMANHEPSNNEVTKADFEGNDESWAVRDAFETMVSKGLSDYQKKLQLEKLMNLGSGKRRELSDEWKELCAEEVKLNIKRFKFSAVLAEAAKW